One window of the Cryptomeria japonica chromosome 7, Sugi_1.0, whole genome shotgun sequence genome contains the following:
- the LOC131049571 gene encoding putative B3 domain-containing protein Os03g0621600 translates to MEDEETGELFIPCRVCSHKCFNKHGKYHDKQCFDGSACFFKVMLGDFAERLRLPPAFVSQFITDQHEHMVLQGPNGQEWEVELLGSNNKLEFRHGWERFVNFHGLQLGDFVVFKYISKYYFKVQMFGRSGCVKNTCALHIEKTKIGLDKRRPSTKMCSLNQPMSNNLLTYLVYDDKNNDEAEAVAENQRRKRKSFCLGHASKNPGHGFSSQNHMTVGPAAPFESDNKKVNLLGDYSSKNPGHFSSSQKQMTMKLVSSFKSDKPFCLMVIKSWNVNKPNMLRFPIIYKNPLQLPRVNAEIALLDGDCKEWKVQCIIKERRPTLSGGWKCFTQDNNIKEGDTCIFEQLDNNKKKFMFRVHIFPDVKKAHLQKDQEDG, encoded by the exons ATGGAGGATGAAGAAACAGGGGAGCTTTTTATACCATGCAGGGTATGCAGTCACAAGTGTTTTAATAAGCATGGCAAATACCACGATAAGCAGTGCTTTGATGGGTCTGCGtgtttcttcaaagttatgcttggaGATTTTGCAGAAAGACTG CGCCTTCCTCCTGCATTTGTTTCACAGTTTATAACAGACCAACATGAACATATGGTGTTGCAAGGCCCAAATGGGCAGGAGTGGGAAGTAGAATTATTGGGTTCAAACAATAAACTGGAATTTCGACATGGTTGGGAAAGATTTGTCAATTTTCACGGCCTGCAGTTGGGTGATTTTGTTGTGTTCAAGTACATATCTAAGTATTATTTCAAGGTTCAGATGTTTGGAAGATCTGGGTGTGTGAAAAATACCTGTGCTCTTCATATTGAGAAAACAAAGATTGGTTTAGATAAGAGACGCCCTTCTACCAAAATGTGCAGTTTGAATCAGCCAATGAGCAATAACTTGCTGACTTATTTGGTTTATGATGATAAAAACAACGATGAGGCTGAAGCAGTGGCTGAAAATCAGAGGAGAAAAAGGAAATCCTTTTGCCTTG GTCATGCTTCCAAGAACCCTGGACATGGTTTCTCTTCTCAGAATCACATGACAGTGGGGCCTGCTGCTCCTTTCGAATCAGATAACAAAAAAGTTAATTTGCTTGGAGACTATTCCTCCAAGAACCCTGGCCATTTTTCCTCCTCTCAGAAGCAAATGACAATGAAGCTTGTTTCTTCTTTCAAATCAGATAAACCTTTTTGTTTAATGGTTATCAAATCATGGAATGTGAATAAACCAAACATGCTA AGGTTCCCAATAATTTACAAAAATCCACTTCAGCTACCAAGGGTAAATGCTGAGATAGCTCTTTTGGATGGAGACTGTAAAGAGTGGAAGGTACAGTGCATTATTAAGGAAAGGAGGCCTACCTTAAGTGGGGGGTGGAAATGTTTTACACAAGATAACAATATAAAGGAAGGAGATACTTGTATCTTTGAGCAGCTggacaacaataaaaaaaaatttatgttcaGAGTTCATATCTTCCCTGATGTAAAAAAGGCTCATCTTCAAAAAGATCAGGAGGATGGCTGA